The following DNA comes from Gammaproteobacteria bacterium.
TCCGCCAGGCCTTCGGTCGATTCCACGTTCATGCCGTGCCAGTACAGGTATTCCTGGTACTGGTCGGCCTTGAACAGTTCGCGCGCGAAGTCCGACGCGTGTTGCCCGACGGTGACGAGCTGGAATCCGACCACGTCGATCGCCCCGGATTCGCGCGGGCGGAAGAAATCGGCCAGGCAGAGGTGGCGCCCCTTCGGCTGGCGCGGGAAGGTGAAACGGCAGCGTTCGCGCTGGCCGGCGGGATCCTCGTACACGATCAGGTCGTTGCCGTCGGCATTGCAGGGGAAGTAGCCGTATACCGCCTGCGGGCGCAGGATATCCTCCCGTTCGCTGCGTTCGAGCAGGCGGTTCAGGATCGGGTCGAGTTCGGCGCGGGCGAAGGCCTGGTACTCGTCCTCCGAGCGCCCGGCGGCCTTGTAGCCCCATTGGAACTTGTACAGGGTCTTACGGTTGATATAGGGCACCACCGCCCGCAGCGGTATGCGCTCGATGCAGCGGCTGCCCCAGAACGGTGGCGCGGGGACCACGTTATCGTGCCGGATGCCCGCCGGCTCGCCGTCGTGGGGAGGCTGGTCTGTCGTATCGATGTCCGTCACGTCGGACATCATACCGTGACCGGGTGTAAGACTTAAGCGGATTTGCGCGTGCCGCGCGGATCCCGGCGACCCGGGGCGCGTCAGCGCCAGCAACTGCGATAGGCGACCTGGAGGGCGTCGAGGCGGTCTTCGTCCGTATCGAGATACAGATCCATGTTGAGCTGGAAGCGGGTGAAGTCGAGTTTGATCAGGGAGGCGCTGTCGAAGGCGCCGCCGCAGGCGACGCGCTTTCCGGACAGGAACAGTCCGGGGGCCGCGGCCACTTCGCCGGCCACCGACCACAGGCTCGACAGCCAGCGATTCGCCAGGTCGGCCTGCCGGGCGGCGCTGCCCAGGAGGCTTGTCGGGGGGCGGCACGGCCGGGCCTTGTGCCAGGGGTCGATGCAGACCGCGGCGCTGACGGCCTCGGCCACCGGGGCCAGGGTGTGGGTCAGGGGGCCGGCCTGGGCCGCCGGCGCCGCCAGGGCGGCGAGCAATAGGCTGATGACTGAAAGGGGGGTGGTGCCAGTGGATACCGCCATGCCGTGCGCCTGGTGCCGGATACGGGGGACAGAGTAGCCGGTTTCCCCCGGTCCAGCCGTGATGGCTATCGCATAAGCCGAGGTCATGCCCGGGGGCGGCCGCACCGGCCGCGACTCATATTTTTCCGCCCGGATGCCGCTAACTTCGCAGGGCTATTCGGGATGACCCCGGCGCGGTTCCGCGCGCGCCGAGGCCCGGTGCCCGTATCTACGATTCCAGAAACCCAAATAGCGTGAGGCTACGGCAAATGATCAATAAAGAAGAGATCGACAAGGCCATCGGTGCCCATGGCATGTGGAAGGCGCGCCTCAAACAGGCGATCGAGACCGGCAAGAGCGAGGTCTCGGCGGACACGATCCGGCAGGACAATCAGTGCAATTTCGGCAAGTGGCTCTATGGAACCTCCCTCAGCGCGACGGACAAGTCCTCGGCGCATTACCGGTCGGTGCGCGAGCTGCACGCCGAATTTCACAAATGTGCCGCCCGTGTCGCGGATCTGGCGGTCACCGGGCAAAAGGATGAGGCGGTCAGGATGCTCGCGCTGGGCGGCGATTTCGCCTCGGTATCGTCCCGGCTGACGGCCGCCATGATGGAGTGGAAAAAGGTTTAGTATAGAGAAAGCATGGCCGCGGTGAGACAAGCGCCGCGGCCATCCGACTTCGGAGACGGAACCCCATGAATCCATTACTGCGTTTGAAAACCTACGGACAGAGCATCTGGCTCGATAACATCCACCGCAATCTGCTCGAATCCGGCGAGCTGGAACGCATGATCCGCGAGGACGGCATCTGCGGCATCACCTCCAATCCGACCATCTTCGAACAGGCGATCAACGGCAGCCCGGATTACGATTCCGCCCTGCAGGCGCTGGTGACGCGCAGTCCCGGGCAGTCGCCGCAGGAATTGTTCTACACGCTGGCGGTGGAGGACATCCAGGCGGCGGCGGACATCCTGCTGCCGGTCTATGAGTCGAGCGGCCATCGCGACGGCATGGTCAGCCTGGAGGTCTCGCCGGAGCTGGCGCACGATACGGCGGGCACCATCGCGGAAGCGCGCGCGCTGCACAAGCGCGTGGACCGTCCGAACCTGATGATCAAGGTGCCGGCGACCCGCGAGGGGCTGCCGGCGATCCAGCAGCTGATCGCCGAGGGGATCAACGTCAACGTCACGCTGCTGTTCGCGGTCGACCGTTACCGCGCCGTGGCCGAGGCCTATCTGGCCGGTCTGGAGGCGCGCCGCGACAGCGGCCACAAGCACAACGATGTCGCCTCCGTCGCCAGCTTTTTCATCAGCCGGGTCGACAACCAGGTCGACAAGCTGCTGGAGCAGAAGGCGGCGGCCGCGCCGGAGGGCGAGCGCGCCGCGATCCTCGCGCTGCGCGGCAAGGCGGCCATCGCCAACGCCAAGCTGGCCTATCAGGTCTATCGCGAGATGTTCGGTTCCGGCCGTTTCCGCGCGCTCGCCCATGCCGGCGCGCATGCCCAGCGCCTGCTGTGGGGCAGCACCGGCACCAAGAATCCGGATTACAGCGACGTGCTCTACGTCGAGGAGCTCATCGGTCCCGAAACGGTGAATACCGTGCCGCCTGGGACGTATCTGGCCTACCGCGATCACGGCGATCCGCACGTCACGCTGACGCAGGGCGCCGGGGAGGCGCGTGAGGTGCTGCAACGCATCACCGGCCTCGGCATCGATCTCGCCGCGATCACGCGCGAGCTCGAGGCGGACGGCGTGAAGAAGTTCGCGCAATCCTTCCACACCCTGCTGGACGTCATCGCGAAGAAGGTGGCGGGGATGTCGCCCGCGCGTGCCAGCGGCGGGACTCGCCGCAGCTGATCCCGTATGATAAAGGTCCCCGGCGCCATCCGCCGGGGACCTTTTTCTTTTTTATCCTATCGGGGACAGATTTATTTTTCCGATTTTGCGTCCGGACGCCCCGCCAATGGCGACGGGTAATCCGGGAAAAATAAATCTGTCCCCATTTTTGCATTTTTGACTCCGGCGGGAGGCGATGGAGCGGGAACTGGCGAATGCCATCGCGGAGGCGATCCGCGCGGCCACCGGCGCGTCCTTCACCGTGCGCGGACAGGAAGGCGTCGGTGGCGGATGTATCAATGACGCGTGGCGGCTCGACGGCGACGGGCGGAGTTTCTTCGTCAAGCTGAACGATCCCGCGCGCGAGGAGATGTTCGCCGCCGAGTTCGCCGGTCTGGAGGAGCTGCGTGCGGCACAGGCCGTGCGCGTGCCGGCGCCGGTCTGTGTCGGCGTGACGGCGCGCGCGGCCTTCCTGGTGCTGGAATGGCTGGAGCTGGGGCGAGGCGGAGGCACGGGCTTCGAGCTCCTGGGGCGCCGGCTCGCCGCCCAGCATCGCGTGACGCGACCCGCGTTCGGATGGTCGCGCGACAACACCATCGGATCGACACCGCAGCCCAACCGGCCCGATGCTGACTGGGCGCGCTTCTGGGGCGAGCGGCGCCTGGGTCATCAGCTTGTGCTGGCCGCCGCCAACGGGCACCGCGGCCGTCTGCAACAGCGCGGTGAGCGCCTGCTGGCGGCGCTGCCGATGCTGCTGGCGGGACATGCCCCCACCGCCGCGCTGCTGCACGGCGATCTCTGGTCCGGTAATGTCGCCTTCACCCGCGACGGCGAGCCGGTCATCTTCGATCCGGCGGTCTATTTCGGCGACCGCGAGACCGATCTGGCGATGACCGAACTGTTCGGCGGCTTTCCCGCCGTTTTCTACGATGCCTACCGC
Coding sequences within:
- a CDS encoding CZB domain-containing protein, giving the protein MINKEEIDKAIGAHGMWKARLKQAIETGKSEVSADTIRQDNQCNFGKWLYGTSLSATDKSSAHYRSVRELHAEFHKCAARVADLAVTGQKDEAVRMLALGGDFASVSSRLTAAMMEWKKV
- the tal gene encoding transaldolase; the protein is MNPLLRLKTYGQSIWLDNIHRNLLESGELERMIREDGICGITSNPTIFEQAINGSPDYDSALQALVTRSPGQSPQELFYTLAVEDIQAAADILLPVYESSGHRDGMVSLEVSPELAHDTAGTIAEARALHKRVDRPNLMIKVPATREGLPAIQQLIAEGINVNVTLLFAVDRYRAVAEAYLAGLEARRDSGHKHNDVASVASFFISRVDNQVDKLLEQKAAAAPEGERAAILALRGKAAIANAKLAYQVYREMFGSGRFRALAHAGAHAQRLLWGSTGTKNPDYSDVLYVEELIGPETVNTVPPGTYLAYRDHGDPHVTLTQGAGEAREVLQRITGLGIDLAAITRELEADGVKKFAQSFHTLLDVIAKKVAGMSPARASGGTRRS
- a CDS encoding fructosamine kinase family protein, with product MERELANAIAEAIRAATGASFTVRGQEGVGGGCINDAWRLDGDGRSFFVKLNDPAREEMFAAEFAGLEELRAAQAVRVPAPVCVGVTARAAFLVLEWLELGRGGGTGFELLGRRLAAQHRVTRPAFGWSRDNTIGSTPQPNRPDADWARFWGERRLGHQLVLAAANGHRGRLQQRGERLLAALPMLLAGHAPTAALLHGDLWSGNVAFTRDGEPVIFDPAVYFGDRETDLAMTELFGGFPAVFYDAYREVLPLDPGYDLRRTLYKLYHVLNHLNLFGGGYRAQAEAMIDALLGEVGQ